In Alosa sapidissima isolate fAloSap1 chromosome 5, fAloSap1.pri, whole genome shotgun sequence, the genomic stretch CTCTACAGCAAGCATAAATGACATGTCGTGACCTAATACATTGTCaaggcatttttttttatccaggCACGCGTGAGCATTTACTAGGGAACATTGTGTATGGGTAGCACCCTTCATAAGTGATGAGTATACAAATTTTCATTAccgtaaatgtaaatgtaaaaaaatatataaaatgtaaaatgtaatgtatCACTACCTAATCTGATTAAATGATGACTATGCACTAGTACTATCAAATATGTGTAATACTGCTAAATATGGTCACCGGTACGCCACACTATGGAGCCGGGCCTTCAGCCCCCTGCCATAGGTTGCCCCTGCTGACCAAAATGGGGTCTTACCCGTCCTTGGGCACTGCCTGAGCCACAAACTCCGCCACGCCTTTTCGGCGGGCCGGGGCCATCAAGCATTTCAAGCAAGCATTACTATCCAACTCTTCTGAATGGTCTTGCAGGTGAGGGCTAATCCTTTCATCTACACGTAATGAGTATTTGTTAGCAATACGTCAACATCCCTTTTACCTCTCTCTTGTCGCACTATGCTCTTTTGAGGCGACTATTCGTATCAGGTCACAGCCCATGACTTCTATCCTTTTTTCTCTGTCACCTGGGCATGCAGGTACATGTCTTGTGAGTTACCTatcagtattgtgtgtgtgtgtacagacataGCATCTATTTATTATTGTCGTGTATAGGTGTGGGCGCCTCGCAGGTCCCCACCCTATTCTTACCAAACCGGTGGCCGGAGGGCCAGATAAGTCTGGAGCCCCTCCACTATTTGATTCTCATGTCCGTGTTTGTCCAGGTACATTTCTTCATACTCATTTTCCACGACCATCAATTGTTTGGCCAATTGTCTCTTGGAGCAGATTTTTCCGCAGCATTGGGTAAAACAGCAGAACAGTCCTACCACCAGGGCAGCTCCAAGCAGTATCTTTCCAAAAAACGGTAAAATTTGTGCCCCCTGTGACCCAAAAGTGTTCTTCAGCCACTGAGTTTACTGGTCTAAAAATTTCTGACATGTCACCTACGTCGAACGTCAGTCCTTTTCCAGAAATTTCGTGGGCTTCTTTGTTCAAATCCTAGATCTGTTCATTGCATTTGTGAAATCCTCCATATCTTCATCTGCTCCAGGGATGTATGTGCAGCATGACTCTGTCCCTACAACTGCACACACTCCCGCTTCTTTGGCCACTAACCAGTCCAGTTGTATTCAGTCTGCGGTCCAATGCTGTCCACTTTTTTCAACTCAGCGGAACGTGAAATCCTTTGGCTGACGTTGTCAGCAGGATTCAATGAAGTCCTCTGTAACGGCTGGTCTGTCACTAGGAAGGTCAAAGGACCAGGTTCCCCAGTCGATTGTGTCCCTGTACTGGCGCGGGggcggcggcggtggcggtgttgcttccccttcctctccttctgGTCCCGACGCTTCTTCGGTGTAGCCTTCATCATTGTAGGGGCTGTGGAGACGACTGTACAGCCAGCTGCAGCAACGGCTGGAGGGCTGGCTCTCGGGGCAGCTGTCATGGTCTCGGATACCTGGGGATTCGGAAGTGGCCTCAGTGCTGGGTCCACCTCCTCCCGCTTGGGCCTAGCTTGACCCCATCATCAACAGCACCTGCAGAAACAGATAGGGGAGAGAAAACACCATGCCCCCTAGGCACATCACACCTAGAGCCAGTATCGGAGACGGCAGTATCCTCCTTGCCGTACCCCTACTCGTACTTGATTCTCCCCTGGATTCCCCACCACCATCATTCTCCCCAGGGGAGTCTGGTGGGGGTCCTGGCAGTCCTTGGTTCCCCTCATCATCGTCTGACTCCTCCGTGACGCCGCACCTTCTTCGGTCCTCCTCTCCaatctcctttctttcttcttctgctCATGGAAAATTGCCCTGTGAAACTTAAGAAAGTTATTTAACATAACTGTTCACTCCTGCTCTAAAATTTCTAACGAAGGTCTCCGATCGTCACTAATTCGGGGAGTAGGTATCGTTCTTCCAGTCACCATTTCATGCGGCTTAAGGTGCGTGATGCGATTCTTTTCATAACGCATTTTCATCAATGCTATTGACAACACACCTACCCATTTTAGATTAGGCAAATTTGGATCTGCATTCGAGCTCTGGAAGAtcttcaaaattatgttttttaacGTGCCGTTTGCAATTTTTACCCCATGTATTAGCTGTGAAGCTTTGCCATTGTCACTGCTAATTATTTCTGGAATTCTGAATCTGGGGATCACTTCTCTTGATAGAAAGCAAATCACAGTTTTTTCACCCACCTTAAGTATCGACATGCTATCACTAAAACATGTTTGTATGAATTGACTATTTTCCCCATGtcaatgtaatccattactagATGTTTAAATGGACCTTCTGGGAGTAGGATGTGTCCCAGGGGTCTTGGCCCTATGCCTATTTTTATGCCTTTTCTTGTGTTGCTTATTACACAAATGTGACAATTTCTCAACACATGAGCAATGCGATCCTGAAGTGATGGTGCCCAAAATCCTCTGTCAAGAATCTGCTGCCTAACCTTCCCCCTTTGCACAAGTGATCCACACTATGTGCATGATAATAATGAGATCGACCAGCTGATTCGGGACCACCATCCTGCCGTCATGGTTCCACCACACGCACACCCCATTGTGCCCAGAAGACTTTTTCACTATCAGGGGCAAGTTCTGTGCCTCCTTTATGTCATTAAGCCTGAGTTGGGGGTCGATTATGACAACTCTGACTCCTCCACCACCTGGTAAGTCTGTTATAGCTAGGACCCGCATAACTATTGGGTCTGGGTCTGTTAGCAGCTGGTCCAGTACAAATTGCTGGCCGCCAATTGAAGAGCCCTATAGTACATGGCATGCCATCTAAAATGGATCTGCTGCGCAACACTGTATGTGGTTCGTTCTCCTGAGGGGGTTTTGGGACTGTTAAGCCTTCTTGCCTATAGGGCAGCAAAttacaggctggtaaggaaagctggctctgtagtgggagctgaactggagtgcatcacttcaatatttgacaaaaggatcctgaacaaactgatcaacatcttggacaatgagtggcatccactccacagcactattgtaaagcagaagagcctgatcagctggagacttcgctcactgccttgcacaacagacagactgaggaagtcatttgtccccagggccattgaactgttcaatgcttcacttaagggaagaggagatatagacttctctgcatagtctgtctgcctcttcaccccctccatgttggatactgtctgtccacaagccactttttaccactgtctttctgcctcactgtttgcgtgctatattagcacattagcacatacgcataacccctccctccatgccacagccgaactgtggccacacttataccttttcttaaaatagttatatagatatatagatatatagactttattcttgcactgttgcaatGTTGGACTtattcatttgcactatcaccatgaccactatcaccatgacacttactcacacagagcaccttaccttaccttaccttactatgcacagagaatcacagggtcagtccctgcttcagtcattgcaagcgcctcttgattgattaatcaccactatgtggatactgtttttagaattgattaagattaagtgttagttagtataatttgtattttagtatatttagtatattctttatctcctattgtccttattgcttagttgtgtttttatattatatacttttaattactttttctgctgttagtgaatgtgtgtttgttgtctgtatgctactgcgaccttgaatttcccctggggatcaataaagtatctatctatctatctatctagcttctGTCGCTACCTCATCTGCCTTAATTAGCATTACCTAGGGTAATGTGATCCTACCCCTTACAGTGTGCTTTGCATTTGCATATAGCTAGCCTTTTTGGTCGCATCATGGCAGCTAATAATGACTGAGTTTGTTCCAAATGTTGGATTGGACTACCATCTGATTTTTTGGAAGCCTCTTTGCTTCCACTGTGCGCCATGCACATGCCAAACATTGTGGGCATATGCACTGTCAGTGTATTGCGTCCTGTCCTTCAGCTAGTGAGCATGCTGCTGTCAATAAGCTTCCGCTAGTTGAGCTGAACACGGTTGTGTACAGGGCTTGCACCTGACTGTAATGACATTTTTTGTGATCCAATGTTTGTACTACACTGAACCCTCcatgtgttttgttgttatAATTATGACTAGAGGCATCTACAAGGTATGTTATCCCCTCCCTTAGTGGCTTGCTCTCTAGATTCTCCCTAAGCTTAGGGAAGGCTACTGAGTCTGCCACACAGTTGTGTGGTACACCCTCATAGTGAAGAGGAACAATACCTGTCGGGTTCCCTGCTGTGTCACATGTCTTTATGCTAAAGTCAGGGCAGAGAGACAGGTTGTATTGATACCTTATTCCTCCATACAGGCCATGCATGCATGTAGGGATTGTCATATGGACATCTTTTGACCTAAGGTGTATTATTGAGGGCTTCTTCCAGGGCTGTTTCTTGACTTTGGCATCCTCTGCTCCTTTTAGAATAGAATAGACTtcaattgtcattgtgcagtagTACCAATTTACTTGTGTAGCCTCTAAAACAATGCTCACATTCATATACAAACTCACATAATCATCTAAATAAGAAAATCTAAAAATATTATAAATGTATTCAATTTGGCATATAATCCCTATCTAGAAAGTGCAGCTGCGCTAGCTGGGGAGTGAGGGGCATGATTGTTTCTAAGACCCTCCACTCTCAGGTGATGTTTGCTGCTTACTTTTACAACAAGAGTTTTGATTTTTAACGTTCAATAGTacctgtgtgtatgagagaggccTGCTctagcctgcatgtgtgtgtgggacttcTTTGGCTCTTCTGGGCAGTCAGCCAACTCTGTGTTATCAGTTAATTCTGGGCAGTCAGCCAGCTCTGCAACTGGCCAACTCTGGGCAACCGTGTGCCTCCATCTGTGTGCTTAGTGTCTGTGGGCAAACATTACTCCATACAATTATTTCTCTCTtacttattttatttacttatttcaGTTTTACACAAGTTATCAACTTTTAACAGTTTACACTCTATTTCTTCATTACTGTAATGTGATTGCTCTACTGAGGTGAATACATGAACCTTCTAACAGTGTTATAACTAGATTTCTTTATTAATGCAAGGATGTTGTTCTACTGAAATTAATACAATTTGCCATGTGCATCACAACCCTTTACTATTTCTGTTGAGGGGAGTTTGAGTTCTTTTATCAAAGCATTTATGTCCAAAGCATGTGTCTGGTGCAAGTCCATGATCAGTATTATGAGGGCTGCCTCAATTGATCCAGTTTTTATTCCAACCTCCTCCAACCGAacatctctctgtccctcgGCGATCTCCTCAATCAcaagtgtatgtctgtatgttccCGCCATCTGTTGTAGGCCCATGCCCAcgtaataaaataagcaaacagaaaatggcacACACTCAGTATTTTCACATAACAAatttaaacaaattaaaatattcTGTTCTGAGGGTTTCTATATCTCCGAAATGTCACTGGctcattttattctattctgaGGTTTTTCCTACCTGTCCAGTGACATCGGCTCATTTCATTCTTTTCTGAAggtttgtctgcctgtctgttccCTTTGACTTTCAAAGGCTTCAGAATTCTCTCATTATTCTGACTTCTCTATCGCATAGAGAAAATACCATATCATCAtaaaacacatgcacttttAAGATCAACAGTGTAACCCAATCTCCCTCCTATGTCTCCGCTATTCTTTTGAGGATTCAGTAAACAACTCAGTCCCGGGCTACCCACAAGTCAACAACAGCCTGGCTCTCCCTAATATAAGCAAAATTGCTTACCTTTTACCGGCTGCTGGGAGCTGCTTCACCCGGGGCAGAACTGCTTTCCTGATGAATCCTGTGTCAAATGTCAGTTGGAACCTCCAGATCTGCCGTGGAAAAACTCTGGTCCACTTCCCGAATCCAATTAGTAATTAATCACTTAACTATTTACTAATAAGCACTCTGGAACAAGGAAGGAGACAATGTAGACAGGAGatctctgaagactgttgatctttattcacTGTATTGCAGTGATAGTCCAGCCTAAATGATGTCCAGACCAGGTGTCAAGCAATAGGGTGAGGTAAGATGTCATTAGCTGGCgccccccgatgagatctgactaAAAGATGGCTGAGGCCTATCTCTTATACTCCTTAACCTTAGAGTTGGGCCCTCTCCTCTCGCCACTCTCGAAAGACACCTGTTGGCCAATCAGCATCCACCAGGGCTATGAGTATTGGTGGAAACCATTTTCCCATCATGCATAAAATTAAATGCAAAACTGTCTGGTTCTGGGTCTTTCTGGTTCTATCCAGTTGGTCGTAAGCAAGGCTTCTTATCTTGCCACCTGTTACTTGGCCTTGCTGTTATCATCACCAGCtctgcatcctcctctctctcttgaccATCTAATGAGAGGCCTAGTGTCACTGGAATCTCCCGCAGCCCACTCCTTGACTGCTGGTCTGGTCTGTTCAAGATGTGTACAGGCCTTTAAGTCTCATAATAATTGCAATATTATACAGTTTATAAAAACCATACATGCATCCTTTAAGCCATAGAAATCCACCACAGTATGCCTTTGTGTGGCTAGTAGTTAAGCAGTAGTTCAACTTAAAAGAGAGCACTGATCAGATGCTACAGGAGacaaaggcagagagaaaagGCAGTACGTAATTTCACGGAAATAATGACCAATTTGCCAGTAGTTTGAGATGAAGATATTTAAAAGTGTTACTGCTACACATCTTTGTTTTCTGAAAAAAACTCCCTCCTACTATTACAACTGAATAATATTGTGTTTTCCTAATTGATATGATTACACTTTTTGTATGTCCTTTCAAATTCATATATGATGTAGCCTCCTTGGACACAGAATCAGAGAAGATGGAAGAGACTGACACTTCAGACAGATGATacagatatatactttatttacCCCATAGGATTTAACTTGTACAGTGCatttcctgaaaacaattattgaCTAAGTGACACCTTTTAGTCACTAGATCAGAGAGCTATGTTACATTTCTGgggtctttttttctttcatatcATTCCTTCATTAACACCAgaacaaagaaagacagaaaacaatAGGTAACGTTTGAATCATAAGGATTCAGTATCCTACTGTCATCTTTCAGTGAATATCATGACTTCAAGATCCAACAGACAACCCTGTTGAACTTACAAAGTTATTTTCTCATTGTTAAAGCAGCTAGCTATTTTTGTACCATTAACATATCAAGCAGTTACCAGTTAGTAACCAAGTGTAATCCATGAGAAAAAggcttaaaaaacaaaacaaaataaaagatgGCACTATATAtagttttaattttttttcaaggaaCACCATTCAACAACACATACACCAATGTTTGGGAACCACAGCCAATTTTTAGAAAAGGAAGTAACTGAAACTCATCGTGATATTGAATGCATGATGACACCGTGTCATGACATATCACATTCAGAGACAGCAGACAAAGCAAAACAAGGACGTACAGAAATCTCTCACAAACATCCCCTCGTGCAAAAGTATGTGGGCTTAACCTTTACCTTCTGAATGTATTACAAAAACccagatgctgaatttaacgtTAGCAAAAATTtggaagtgaaaaaaaaaaagttatatttTGACAGATTCCCGTCATCATCTGGCTCCCCCAATATCATCTGGCTCcctcaagttgtccaaattggACCAACATGGGTCCTGCTGAATATGAGCATTATATTCTGGATTCTGGGAAAAAGAACCTTTACACAATCTGCTTTTAAATTTagcttaataataaaaaaaaaaaaataactgtgCATGATCCTTTTTTCTTCACCCAATAATAAAGGCAAACTGcagaaacagacaaacacacagctcaCTGAATGCACGTGAATATGAATGATTGAGCCtttcagtaccccccccccaataGTCCACACTCCCCAGTCACAAACATCACACTCCCCAATCACAAACATTACATTCAAGCATTGCAGAGCCCACAACCACATACAACAGCAAGTAAACAGCAGATGTATCCCTTTGCTTGGGTTTGGTCTCAAATTCCCTCAAAATATACAACAAATGTGTAGTGCACAAaataataagaataaaaaaaaaattgatttttttcaaTACTTTAGCagcattttcttttttatttccttAAATAGTTACGCCTCCAGTATGATGAACGAAAGGCTTCAAAGTTTCAAACTTCAGGGGATGTGAGAGATTGTCCTCTgaggtgtgtggttgtgtttatttatggtgtgtgtgtgtgtgtgtgtgtgtgtgtgtgtgtgtgtgtgtgtgtgtgtgtgtgtgtaagcagtggGGCAGGTCAAGGTGTCACTGATGTCCAGGTTAAAAGGATGTTGGAACAAGGGGAACTCCAGTTCAAGCTGAAGGCTTCTCCACCAGTCCAGCAGAGGGCACTGTAAGGAGAAAGCCCTACCTCCCTACACAGAGGGCCAGAGCCAGGGGCCAGCAGGACGCTGCAACCTCCTCGGCCTGAAGGTGCTGTCTACCAAAGTAGGGGCTTCACAAGGACAACCGCCATTTCACAAAATAGCCCCTCCCCACCTATCCACCCATTTCAAACTCTCTTTGTCCTTTTCTGTCCAGCCTTTTCAGTCATTGTCCATCTCAGAGCGGTCGGTCCATCATCCAACACAGACCAACTTCTCAAGTGACACACTCCCAACTACCTCCCAgttctcttcctccacctcctcattGTCATCACCCGCAAGGACAGTTTCATGGCGGGTGTGGGGGGCGTGTGTAATCAgtaggtgtgggtgtgggtgggttggttggttggattggggggggggggggggggcaactagGGCTCCCCAGCCAAAGTGGTCGAATGCACATCTGGGGGCTCAACCAACGGTGAGCAGTGCCAGGCCAAACTGCACCAGGCCCGAGTagaggggttgggggtgggggggagtggACACAGGCAGGGCAGGTCGCGAGGTTCAGAGAGGCCCTCAGCTGGAGGCGGTGGCGATGGGCTTCTTGAGCTGCTGGCTGCGGATCTCGCGCGTGCGCGACTCCAGCAGCAGGTCGTGGCAGGTGTTGCACACCAGGACCGGGTCGTACAGCTGCTGGTCTGGAATGGGCAACTTCAGGTGGCAGCAGTCTTTGCAGAACACGTTGCCGCAGTTCctgaacaacaaaaacaaaacaacagaagaGAAACTTCAGAAACGGCAAaaactttgtttttttgtgtttttgtcttttagCAAATCTTTGGTCTTCTATTTAGAACGGTTCTGTGGCATATGTAGAAGGTGCAGGGGAGGCGAGGACTGTTGTTAAGGGTTACGGTGAGGATCACATTGGAAATACCGAAGTGGAAGTgtaacgctcagaccataataagtcaTAAAAAGTTCTCTCTCGTTCCGAAGTTACACCAGCGTTCTATGTTCTGTTGCTTAAACTGCCAATTGATAAGCCTCGCCGCTACACTTTGAAAGTGGAGCCGCATAAAGGTCGTCACTGGGGCTGGCTTACATGAGCAGGACTCACCTGCAGTGATGGCGTCTCTTGGCAATCCAGAACTCAGAGTCACAGTTAAAGCAATGTGAGGCCATGTGATCGGGAACCCATCGTGTAACCTGTAGAGATCAAAATACACACATCGTAAATATACAAACCACAAaacacagacacgtacacacacacacacacacacgcgcaaacacacCCGAAACGCTAACAGCAGAGAAgaaagcagcagtgtgtgtgtgtgtgtgtgtgtgtgtgtgtgtgtgtgtgtgtgtgtgtgtgtgtgtgtgtatgtgtgtgtgtggtgagaggcAGGCGTGGTGTGGATGTGTCGGAGGGCGAGAGGTGCGGAAAGAGAGCGAGAAACCTGCAGAAGGCTATGAGGGGCGCTGACCTCTGTGTCCTTCCGCTCGATGCGATCCCAGCTGCCCTCGCTGAAGCGGTCCTCGCTGTGGTCAGACAGGGAGTCCTCCTCAGCGCTGTCGTCTGACTCCCTCAGGCACGTcttaaaacacaaatacacacacacacacacacacacgtcagcacAGCACTCTGAGGGGAACAAGACGTGCAAGACTTCATATAAATCACCATAACGTTCATGTCACATGCTTCACATCACATCCTTGCATCACGATGTACCCTGTCCTTCCATTAAGATGCACTGTAACATGGAAGTACAGTAGTATGTGCTGTGTGCTACAGCAACTACTTGGAGTTAAAATAacgagagagatgaacagacagagacacagactgagagacagacagacagacagactgagagacagacagacagactcacaaTGTCGTCCTCGTAGTCCATGTCGGGCTCGGAGGGCGGTGTGCAGTACTGCTTGCTCTCCAGTCTCATCTGCAGCTGTCTGACCTGCCGACGCAGCACCTCCACCTCCTGCTTGTATGTGGCCTCGATCTGACGCAGCCGCTGCTGCACCGCGTCCAGAGCCACCGGCAGGCCGTCGTCGTCCATGTAGGCCGGCGCCTGGGCCTGCAGCGCCGCCGATGACGATGGAGGCGGGGACGCGCTGGCCGTCGGCGAGGAGGACTGCGCTGCGGCCAGCAGCTGCCGCATGTACGGCCCCGACGAAGCGGTGGAGGCGCACAGCGCGGCGTAGCCCGAGCTCTTCACCGTCGACAGCCAGCTGGAGGACCCGGCGCCGGGACCGCTACCGTTCGCCGCCGTGGACGAGCGACCCGACAGGTCTCTGTCTCGGCGGCAGCAGTGGCCGTTGGCGGCGCCGCTGCCATTTCCGCTGGCTCCCTGGGCGCGCAGCAGCTTGCTGGCCAGTCGGCGGCTCTGGTAGCCGCCCTGCTGCAGTGCCCCTCCGCAGGCGGACTGCACCAGGCCCTGCACGCTGCCCCACGGCGAGCCCAGCAGCGTGAAGTCGCTCAGCTGGCTCTGGGAGACCAGCCGCCGGGCCGCACGGGCACACTCGGGCACGCCGCGCTCGCCACGCACGGCCACCAGCTCCCCCTTACACGGGCCCTCAGTCCTTCTGCCCTCCTCTTTAGAGCTACTCGGGGTCAGTGGCCGGGGCTGAGCCTGGGCCTCGCCTGAGCTGGCCCTCCGGAGCGGAGGCTGCTGGGGCGGGATGGCGCTCTGCTCGGTCAGGGTCTCGGTCGAGTCCTCCATTAAGGTGGGCCGCAGCGGGCGTTTGATGGCCAGAAGCTCCTTGGCTTCGGCAGTGCACCCCTCCAGAGGCTCGTcaagctcctcctcctcgttgTCTGCGTGGGAGACGCCGTTGAGGTCGGGGGGGTGAGGAGCGCTGGCGtctgcaacagcagcagctgggGAGAAGGGAGCGTCGCCACCGTTAGCGGTCCAGGGCAGCACCTCctgcaggggcaggggcaggggcggTGGGAGAGGGGGGCTGGCACAGCGGGGCGCAGGGGCCTGGTGGATGACCGCCGTGGGCACCGGGCAGTCCTGCCCCAGGGAGAGCGGATGGGGGAGGCAGGGCAGAGGTTGCGTGGTCAAGCACagctcctccccctccttcgACGCCCCCAGAGGAGCCTCCTCGCTGGCCGGCGCTGTGGCCGGCGGAGGCGTCTGGGGAGGCGTCTCCTCGCATGTCTCCACGTCGGGGTCCTCGCTGCCAAGGCCTGTGTCGGGCGTGTGCTCCTCCAGGCTAATGTCAGTGGGGGAGCCCGCCGGGCTGCCCACAGCGTCCAGGGCCACGCGGCCCTCCTGGCAGTGTTTGTTGAGGTTGGGGTCACTGGACGTGCGTGTGAGTGCCACCCCGTTTTCACAGGCAGACACGAGGTTGTCCATGGAGCGTGTCTTTGGAAGCCTGCAGAGAAAGGGCCATTTAAATGTACACATTCAGTTTCATCTAGGAGGCAGCACAACCAAAACAGCTAAAGGAATACATATTATGTGAATtaaaatgtcaaaaagtgaaTATTTCAATGTCTGTTAAGTGTAGGCATTATGGCTGAAATGCACTTCAGACGCTGACGGTGCTGAACATGGCTTCTTGTTTCTAGAACTTTCAGTTGCACTACCTCTGATAACCACTAGAGGCCAGACTTCACCCAGACTATGCAGAACATTGGCTTTGAGACAGGGAGGTGGCAAACTGATCTCGTTCCCAATTTTACATGCAGTTTTAATGTGGATCATCATAATTCTTCATCAGTCTCTGCCTCTGAAAACATTGTCTTTTTGCATCAAGGATGAGAGAACAGAGAAATTACTTCTATGCTACAATGAATCCTCAATTTGTGGCTTGTGCCTTGACTGACAGAATTCACCCCAGCAGACAAGGCACTTAGAAGTATAGCCATGACACTAATTGCAAATGAAAAACACTTGTGTAGTCTgacccattcaaacacattggAAAAGCATTGGAGAGGGAATCGTTTCACTGTGAGCTGTGCAGTCTGAGAAGGACTCCTCTATCTCCTGGACCATGTCTGAGGTTAACAGCCCGTGACAGGCGGCTGTGCCGTGGACAGACAGGTAGGCAGGGACAGGTGGTGTCTCACCTGTCGAGGGAGCGCGAGGTGAGCTCCTCGCCCTGGCCACAGGGGGACAGGTAGATCTCCATGGCGTCCTCGGCAGCGGTGCAGGGCGACGAGGTGGGGAGGTAGACGGCCGTCCACAGCTGCAGGGCACGCGTGTGACACACCGGCTGCAGCAcctgcatctcacacacacacacacacacacacacacacacacacacacacacacacacacacacacacacagtcagtacaAAACAACTCAAAAATGTATGGCTGCAGCCTCCTCTGCTATGCCACGTGAGGTCCAAAAGGCTATGGGTCATGGGGTGAGGCCCTATCCCCCAGTAAGGTCACATTCATAACAGGTTTAAGCATAACGTGACCCACTGGGCTTAAAAAAAACACTAGAAAAGGTGGGGTGCCGGGGCTTAAAGGGGGAATTATGCCTGGCCTTTTCTGATCCATTCATGTGTCAGACTGGAATGCTAACTGTCAGACAGCCAGACACGCCAGACACCTGACCCCGCGACCTCCAGCGCCTAGCCACACTTAGCATAAATATTAATAGCATTTTAGCCTTATCCTCAACCGTCAGGTCAGCTTATGACCTGAAATAGCAGTACAGGCCATTAGAAAAAACTAAAAACGTGGTGAACAAAGTGCATGCTCTGCCCACTGGTCAGCATTTGTTTTCAGTACAAAAGAATTGATCAATCGTTGCCAGTTTATTAAGAGAAGGCCATGGCAGGGGACTGTACCATGTCATGACTGGGTATGTAGAGAAAGTTCTGGAAGTTCTTGTTGCCGGTGCGGAGCAGGGACCAGACGGAGCAGGTGCGCTTGTAGATGTTGCGGGCCTCCCTCTCGCGAGCGTTGTTGCACAGGAACG encodes the following:
- the mtmr4 gene encoding myotubularin-related protein 4 isoform X3, which encodes MWWANLDCQERLLLPYQSCAVGGEQEPEQRGSVPNTAQAMGEEGPPSLEYIQAKDLFPQKDLVKEEESLQVPFPVLQGEAVEYLGRADDAIIAISNYRLHIKFKDSIINVPLRLIENVESRDMFQLHIICKDSKVVRCHFSTFKQCQEWLKRLNRAIAHPSRMEDLFALAYHAWCLGGSADDEDQHLHLCRPGDHVLQRLDVEVKRMGYDMQNAWRISDLNSNYKLCSSYPQKLLVPVWITDKELESVASFRSWKRIPVVVYRHQRNGAVIARCSQPEISWWGWRNTDDEYLVTSIAKACMLDRGNRGLGALSSSSSSSSKARGDGPDSSDGDFDSSLTVCPGPDANVAPQKLLILDARSYTAAVANRAKGGGCECEEYYPNCEVMFMGMANIHSIRNSFQALRTVCSQIPDPGNWLSALESTRWLQHLSVMLKAATLVCSAVERDGRPVLVHCSDGWDRTPQIAALAKILLDPFYRTMEGFQVLVETEWLDFGHKFGDRCGHQENADDVSEQCPVFLQWLDCVHQLLKQFPCLFEFNEAFLVKLVQHTYSCLYGTFLCNNAREREARNIYKRTCSVWSLLRTGNKNFQNFLYIPSHDMVLQPVCHTRALQLWTAVYLPTSSPCTAAEDAMEIYLSPCGQGEELTSRSLDRLPKTRSMDNLVSACENGVALTRTSSDPNLNKHCQEGRVALDAVGSPAGSPTDISLEEHTPDTGLGSEDPDVETCEETPPQTPPPATAPASEEAPLGASKEGEELCLTTQPLPCLPHPLSLGQDCPVPTAVIHQAPAPRCASPPLPPPLPLPLQEVLPWTANGGDAPFSPAAAVADASAPHPPDLNGVSHADNEEEELDEPLEGCTAEAKELLAIKRPLRPTLMEDSTETLTEQSAIPPQQPPLRRASSGEAQAQPRPLTPSSSKEEGRRTEGPCKGELVAVRGERGVPECARAARRLVSQSQLSDFTLLGSPWGSVQGLVQSACGGALQQGGYQSRRLASKLLRAQGASGNGSGAANGHCCRRDRDLSGRSSTAANGSGPGAGSSSWLSTVKSSGYAALCASTASSGPYMRQLLAAAQSSSPTASASPPPSSSAALQAQAPAYMDDDGLPVALDAVQQRLRQIEATYKQEVEVLRRQVRQLQMRLESKQYCTPPSEPDMDYEDDITCLRESDDSAEEDSLSDHSEDRFSEGSWDRIERKDTEVTRWVPDHMASHCFNCDSEFWIAKRRHHCRNCGNVFCKDCCHLKLPIPDQQLYDPVLVCNTCHDLLLESRTREIRSQQLKKPIATASS